The Brassica napus cultivar Da-Ae chromosome C7, Da-Ae, whole genome shotgun sequence genome has a segment encoding these proteins:
- the LOC106423327 gene encoding cyclin-dependent kinase B2-2 codes for MENNGVKSAASSAMEAFEKLEKVGEGTYGKVYRAREKATGLIVALKKTRLHEDEEGVPPTTLREISILRMLARDPHIVRLMDVKQGLNKEGKTVLYLVFEYVDTDLKKFIRSFKQAGQNIPQNTVKSLMYQLCKGMAFCHGHGVLHRDLKPHNLLMDRQKMTLKIADLGLARAFTLPMKKYTHEILTLWYRAPEVLLGATHYSTAVDMWSVGCIFAELVNKQAIFAGDSELQQLLSIFRLLGTPNEQVWPGVSKLKDWHEYPQWKPLSLSTAVPNLDESGLDLLSKMLEYEPVKRISAKKAMEHPYFDDLPDKSSL; via the exons ATGGAGAACAACGGAGTAAAGAGTGCAGCGTCGTCGGCCATGGAAGCCTTCGAGAAGCTAGAGAAAGTAGGAGAAGGCACTTACGGCAAAGTGTACAGAGCAAGAGAGAAGGCCACCGGTCTCATCGTCGCTCTGAAGAAGACTCGTCTCCATGAGGACGAAGAAGGCGTTCCTCCCACCACTCTCCGCGAGATCTCCATCCTCCGCATGCTCGCTCGCGATCCCCACATCGTCAG gTTGATGGACGTTAAGCAAGGATTGAACAAAGAAGGCAAGACTGTGCTCTACCTTGTGTTCGAGTACGTTGACACTGATCTCAAGAAGTTCATCAGAAGCTTTAAGCAAGCTGGGCAGAACATTCCTCAGAACACTGTCAAG AGCTTGATGTACCAACTATGCAAAGGCATGGCTTTCTGCCATGGCCATGGAGTGTTACACAG GGATCTTAAGCCTCACAATCTCTTGATGGACCGCCAGAAAATGACCCTCAAAATAGCTGATCTTGGATTAGCCAGAGCCTTCACTCTCCCTATGAAAAAGTATACACATGAG ATTCTAACTCTATGGTATAGAGCTCCAGAAGTCCTTCTTGGAGCAACCCATTACTCAACCGCTGTTGATATGTGGTCTGTTGGCTGCATTTTTG CTGAGCTAGTGAACAAGCAAGCAATCTTTGCTGGAGACTCTGAGCTTCAACAGCTCCTCAGCATTTTCAG GTTGCTGGGAACACCAAACGAACAAGTGTGGCCTGGAGTGAGCAAACTCAAGGACTGGCATGAATACCCACAGTGGAAACCCTTGAGCCTCTCAACAGCTGTTCCTAACCTCGATGAGTCTGGACTTGATCTCTTATCA AAAATGCTGGAGTATGAGCCAGTTAAACGAATCTCAGCAAAGAAGGCTATGGAGCATCCTTACTTCGATGATCTGCCTGACAAGTCCTCTCTCTGA